Proteins encoded in a region of the Rutidosis leptorrhynchoides isolate AG116_Rl617_1_P2 chromosome 9, CSIRO_AGI_Rlap_v1, whole genome shotgun sequence genome:
- the LOC139866362 gene encoding mevalonate kinase — translation MDVRTRAPGKIILAGEHAVVHGSAAVAASIGLFTSVSLRLHSPSDNDDTLTLHLMDVDLHLSWPIGRIKEVYPDSVNSIASSPTTCSVETIKLLSTLVEDHNIPEAKIGIVSGIIAFLWLYTSIQGNKPATVRVSSELPLGAGLGSSAAFSVAISAALIALSAVKVKFGKGGEGWVGFGEKEQQELVNRWAFEGEKIIHGKPSGIDNTVSTFGNLIKFKSGALTCIKSNMKLKMLITNTKVGRNTKALVAGVSERKKRHPDAMTSVFTAVDSISNEVASILESSSSSSGYGDEIEKEERVQELMEMNQGLLQCMGVSHVAIETVVRTTLKYNLTSKLTGAGGGGCVLTLLPALLSAPVIEKVIKELEEECGFQCFIAEIGGNGVEICFDGQT, via the exons ATGGATGTAAGAACTAGAGCTCCAGGGAAGATCATACTCGCCGGAGAACACGCCGTCGTTCATGGATCGGCGGCCGTTGCAGCTTCAATTGGTTTATTTACATCTGTATCTCTTCGATTACATTCACCTTCTG ATAATGATGATACCCTGACACTCCATCTCATGGACGTGGACCTACATTTGTCATGGCCAATTGGAAGAATTAAAGAGGTGTACCCTGATTCAGTTAATAGTATTGCATCTTCACCCACAACATGTTCCGTGGAAACTATCAAACTACTTTCAACTCTTGTGGAAGACCATAATATCCCAGAGGCAAAAATCGGAATTGTTTCTGGAATTATCGCTTTCCTTTGGTTATACACCTCTATCCAAGG GAACAAACCAGCAACGGTGAGAGTTTCGTCTGAACTTCCTTTGGGTGCAGGATTGGGGTCATCTGCAGCATTCTCTGTTGCAATTTCTGCTGCTTTAATTGCTTTATCTGCAGTAAAAGTTAAATTTGGGAAGGGAGGAGAGGGTTGGGTTGGGTTTGGAGAAAAAGAGCAACAGGAATTGGTGAACAGATGGGCTTTTGAAGGTGAAAAGATTATTCATGGGAAGCCATCTGGGATTGACAATACAGTCAGCACCTTTG GAAATTTGATAAAGTTCAAGTCAGGTGCTTTGACATGTATAAAATCGAATATGAAACTTAAGATGCTAATTACAAATACTAAAGTGGGTAGAAACACAAAAGCACTAGTAGCAGGTGTTTCAGAACGTAAGAAGAGGCATCCTGATGCTATGACATCTGTATTTACTGCTGTTGATTCTATCAGTAATGAAGTTGCTTCAATTCTtgaatcatcgtcatcatcatctggTTATGGTGATGAGATTGAGAAGGAAGAAAGAGTACAAGAGTTGATGGAAATGAATCAAGGTTTGCTCCAATGTATGGGGGTTAGCCACGTTGCTATTGAGACTGTAGTACGCACAACTCTTAAGTATAACTTAACTTCCAAATTGACAGGAGCTGGTGGAGGTGGATGTGTTCTAACTCTATTACCAGCTT TATTATCTGCACCAGTTATTGAGAAAGTAATAAAGGAGCTTGAGGAGGAATGTGGATTCCAATGTTTTATTGCTGAAATTGGTGGAAACGGAGTTGAGATCTGCTTTGATGGACAAACCTGA